TGTCAGGAACCTGCAGCGGGCGGTGCCCCTGAGGCGGGCGCGGCTCCGCGAGAAGGTGCAGGCGGTGCGGAGAGCCCTGGGGGTGCAGAGGTTTGACCTGGGGATCGTCTGTGTCGACAACAGAAAGATTCAGCAGATTAATAGGATGTACAGAGACAAAAATACCCCAACAGATgtgctttcctttccatttcacGAGGTAAaagctgttttccttttcctgtctgGCCTAACTTCCTCAGTAAATCCCTGTTAATTATACCACAGACATGATTTTaagttttactttgaaaaatttcaaatacacaCAAAAGCAGAGAGTACCGTGTGACCATCCCCTATTGATCAGATCCTATCGCTGGGCCGCCTGACCCCACGTTATGTATCAGTGAATTAATGAGAAAGTGCTTCTGCAGTTTTAAGTGTGACTCAATAATGCATGTGTATAGattgaaaacttttaaataactCTGAGAATAAAAGGACGGAATTGGgtgaatattttaaacaaatatgtgATATCTATCAGGTCACTACCTATGTTATGTGAATGATCGATCCGAGGCTCCCCACACTGTTTGGAACAGCATAAATTGAGGCGGCCCTTTTGGAAGGCAATCTGGCAGTTTACTTGAAGTAGATCTTGATTACTGTTTAATCCACTAGTGTCACACCTAAGGaaataagtggaaagaaaataaaacgtTCAATgtgtaatataaaaatgtattaaagtatCCACTCATCATTTTCCCTGATAGGAAGTAAAAATATTAACACCCTAAATATCACGCCATAGGTGACTGGCTTAGTGTGAACAGGCCTCAACTGAATGTACTGGTCTTTACGGTCTCTATGTGGGAAAATGAGAAAGATTATTTGTTTAGGACAAAACAACAActggaaaaaacagaaatgtaagcgTGTATCAATGTGGTGATTCAGCTCCATAGAAGTTAGGGAGCTGGGTGGCTGTGCCTTAGGAAGGATGCAAGAAATGGAAGGTTCATTTGACAGGGTGGGAACATCTTCAGTCAGTCGTGTGTAGTGTCTCTGCCACAGTTCCCGACTTGTCTGCCTTGGGACTAGTGACACAGGGTCTCTCGGGGTGAAATCTGTAGGCCTGTGATCGGTTAGTGTTCTGAGGTCATGTTCTCCAAATGtgtgtttcctcattttcagAATCTGAAAGCAGGCGAAATTCCCCAGCCTgattttccagatgactataatTTAGGAGACATTTTCCTGGGAGTGGAGTATATCTTCCAGCactgcaaagaaaatgaagattacTATGACATCCTGACTGTAAGTGCTGAAATGACAGATCCTGATTGCAAAGCAAAGGCTGATGTCCTCCATCCAGGCCGTGAGAAGAGGTGGAGGCGACACGGGCGTACACACCATCGTCCTCATGTAGGACAGAGGTTACTGGGGGAGACCCACAGGCAGGGGCAGCACCCTCTCACCATCCCTCAGAGAGGAGAGCCTGGGCCATGGGGTCTGCGTGCCCCATGGCACCATTGGGTGAGGGGAGAGGACAGGGAGcatctatgtgtataactgaggaGAGGGAGCCCCCAAAGTGGCCTTGTTCTTAGCTTTACCTCTGGAGATCAGCAGGCTGTGTTTAGCCAGCTCAGACCTGCTGCATGAGCTTCTTACTGAACTGCCCAAAGCAGGCAGGATTCTGGCCTCCAGGACCTTCAGATCTGTCCTCAGCTTGATGCCACGAAGGGTGGAGGGAGTGTTCTGAAAAGTGGTGTGTGAGTGAGTCGTGTTTTAACATTCCTGTGGATTCAGTGGAGGTGTTTTCCTTTGGCTGAACAGCCACACCCTGAATTATCATCTTTGGGGAGCCTAGTGCTTCCTAGGCTTGAAGCAGAGCTTAGAGCTTCCCAGCGAGATGCCCTGTGTTCAGGCGTCAGGGTGCTGCCAGGAGGAGGGTGTGCTTTCTCCCTGGGAGTTGGGGCAACTGCAGCATAGACAGGACTAGTCAGCACAGGTCTCAGCTCTGGGATCTCTGTGGCCAGCAGCTGTGCACCCCTGGGGGCTCTGGGCTGGGGGGCAGTTGTGGACCTCTTCCACTCCCCCACACCTCCTGAGGATTCTCTTACCCCCAGCAGAGGGGCAGCCCACACTCCTAGGGCCCTCAGCCCCCAGCACAGGGCCAGGCCAAGCCACTGTCCTCCCAGCTGGTGCCCAGCTGCACGCTGGCACCTTCTAACAGCCCGGGGTacctttccccttcccctgccctgggcctccaTGTGTCCACAGCTACCCACccacctgccccttccccaccccagccccgagGAGATCCTGATCTTCACATCCTGCCACAGGGGCCAGGCCCACTGCCGCTTCCCAAACCCCACCCCTGTGACCTGCCACCTGCCCACAGCCCTGCCTGGGCCCAGAGAAAGTGTCCTAACCTCCCACCAGGCATCCACCGAGCTCTCCCTGacgacctccccctccccctccccctccccctccccctccccctccccctccccctcctccctggctCATGGCTTGGTCCTGACCACCCCCTGAGGCAGCTTCTTAATGTTCTGACAGGTGACTGCCACCCACGGGCTCTGTCACCTGCTGGGCTTCACACACAGCACGGAGGCCGAGTGGCAGAAGGTAGGACCATCCCCtgtccccagcacacacacaggggCGCTGCAGCGCGAGGCCCCAGGAACCGGGGCTGCACCATCTTCCCCTTGCGGTCAAGTATGAAAACCAAATGGAGAAATGCACTGAAATAAGAAACTTATAAtgcctgctttataaaaaagacaGTGTTTGTCTTAAATATTGGACTCTCTAAATGCTGTTAACTGCATTATTTATTCACTGTTGAAAGAAAGGTCTGAGGAGAGACACTACATTCCATAAGTTCTATAAAATTCAAATGGCTTGAAGTTAAAAAAACCTTTACAAGAGACATTGTGATGGTATTTGTCAATGGAAACAGGATTTAGAGCGTGCAGGTGTCTGATCCCGACCTGTCAGGTAAAGTTCTGTGGCAGTTTGTTTCCTGGAAGGCTGCCAGCGTTTACTGTCTCTGAAGGTCTGTGTTGGTAGATGCACCGTATTGTGTTTTATTAACTCGAATTATATTCATAATCAAACGCGTTCCCTGAACAGCTTAGAAGAAAGCATTCTTTCCTTAACAAGGTAGTGTCCGGGCCGTGGGCCTCTCCCCGGCTTTCCTAGGCTGCTGGATCCACACCGGCCACACCCTGGCTCCGCCtcgcctcccccccaccccacccccgccctgctgCGGCTGCCTGGCTCCCCTTTTCAGCCCCACTGCTTCCCACACACCTGCAGCATCTCAGGAAAGCCTCCAGCGCGCTTCCACCGGCCTGCCCTTTCCCCAGGGGGCCGTCCTCACACACACCCTCCGGTGCTTTCAGGGCCCAGCCACCCAGTCCGGCCCCTTCTCCTGCGACCCAGGCAGGCAATCCTCTTCATACACGAGACCACCACCTCAgcacctggccctggccctggccccagCCCCCTGCTGGTTGCAGGGTTCACACGCCACCGCCACGCCTTGGGCTGTGTGGGAGGCCCCAGGCCTCGGGGAGGGAGCCCCAGGGCCCGCAGAGGTTGGGCCAATCTGGAGCTGTTCCCACCCCCTCTCTTTCAGATgtaccagaaggagaagcagGTTCTCGAGGAGCTGAGCAGGTACACAGGGACCAGGCTTCAGCCCCTGAGCAGGGGCCTCTTCTGACCAAAGTGCCACAGTGTGGGGGAAAAGTGGGTCTCCCTGGGCCCCTGGGATCAGGGCCCCCCACGCTGAGGTCCCTGTTGGCCACTGCTGTCCTGTGGGGCTGCACAAGTGCCAGCCCCAGCAGGCGCTGAATCCCACAAGTGGAACTTGCCTCTTAAAACACGAGAGAAATTTCCACTCATTTCTTTGTTCAGGACACAGTAGGTGTGTTATTTTCAGTGTTGTAAATAAAATAGTTCCAAGTGCTCAGGATGCAGAGGTGGGGCGTGTCAACAGCCTCCTCCCTGGGGCTCTGCCTTTGACAAAGAGGCATCTCCCACGTCTGCACCCCTTCAGGACAAATCAAGCAGCCCAGGTGGGCCTGCCCCCACTTCCCGTTGGAATCCTGCTGGATTCCGTCCTGTCCAGCTCTCAGGAGCACTGGGGCCTGGAGCCTTTGCTTGGTGCCTCTGCAAGGTGAGGAACAAGGCTGACCCTCGAGGTGGCCGCAGGGCCAGGCCTACCGCCTGCAGGGCACCCTCAGCACGCCTCCTGCCATCACCCACCCCTACCCATCGGTCCAGGTCAGGCAGTTGCTCACAGACTGTGCTCGAGTCCTTTGCCGTGGCCCTGACATGGCAGAGCTCCGACTGCCACGTCCCATCCTCCTGTAGGAAAGCCTCCCTCCTGTCGGTATGTCCTGCCGTGTGAATATGAAAATAAGGCCAGGAATTTACCCCAGAGCTTTATCCAGAGCTGTGCACAAGCTTCAGGCATCACGGGTGGGAGCAGATCTGGAAGGGGCGGGCGCCGAGTCAACGCGGGGCGTCCAAGCACTGACCACAGTGCCACAGACCCTCCAAGGAGCTCTGAACTGGTCATGGCGACGAAACACAGCCTCTCGGAGACCCTGAAACCCCAAGTACTGTGATTCTAAGAATTTGGTTTCTCCCATAAATCGATTTCAGAAACATGAAAACGTGTTTCCCACTGGATTTGTGTTCTGAGCCTGGACTTTCCCTGGCTCTCGGGGACACGGGCCCTGTCATGTTCCTGAATCATTGGCCACATGACCTATTTGTCGTCAGTTAAGCTCATTCTCAGTTTAAAGTCTAACATGGCAAAGACCAAAGATAACCCCACAAAGCTCTCCCCAGGCCTTTTCAAGGGACCGAAGGGGTCCTGAGACCCACTGGTCCTATCAGCGAGTGTTTGGGGGTCTCCACCTGCTATTAGAGCTGACCCTGCAGAACCTCTGGTCATGTCCAGAACACAGGCAGGTTTTCTCCTGGGTACGGGCCTGAGCAGAATTGCTGGTATCTGGAGGTGGGAGGTCCAGCTTTATAGGCTGATGCCTGTGAGTGTTTCCCCAGGGCTGGATGGTTTGTCCCCACCAGCAGCCCGTAGTAGTGGCCCCCAGGTCCTGCTGCCTGGTGTCAGGTACCAAGCAACCTGCGTGTGCCCTGACCCTCTGCTTGGATGGTGTCCACATGTGCACCGTGGCCATCCTGTGTCTCTCTTGTCACCAGTGACCCTCTCCATTggtgtcccctccaccagaaggGTGACTGGTCAGGTCTTATTGCCCATTTTctactggtttttcttttttcttattaattctaGGGTGTTTTTATATATGGTTGAAAACATGCCTTGAATTTTAGTACAGAATACGAGCAAGTGTCCTTCTGACCTGAATCTGAGAGAAGGCCACCCCACGGTCTGTCAGCAGCTGTGCCGGCTGCTGGCTGCGTGGCCTCTTGGTTCTATATCGTTCCACTGGTCattcctgcccaccccacccaggcATGTGCTGTCACGTCCCAGGGCTTCCTGCAAACCCAGCATTGCCAGAGCAGAGCTCCTGCTCTGGGTGTCGCTGGCATCCCCAGCCCTTTACTGTCCTAGGTGTGTCGTAGATTCAGCTCCCAGGGCCATGATGCCGTGGAGGTGCCGTGCCAGGTC
This genomic window from Kogia breviceps isolate mKogBre1 chromosome 5, mKogBre1 haplotype 1, whole genome shotgun sequence contains:
- the YBEY gene encoding endoribonuclease YbeY isoform X1; this encodes MSLVVRNLQRAVPLRRARLREKVQAVRRALGVQRFDLGIVCVDNRKIQQINRMYRDKNTPTDVLSFPFHENLKAGEIPQPDFPDDYNLGDIFLGVEYIFQHCKENEDYYDILTVSAEMTDPDCKAKADVLHPGREKRWRRHGRTHHRPHVGQRLLGETHRQGQHPLTIPQRGEPGPWGLRAPWHHWVRGEDREHLCV
- the YBEY gene encoding endoribonuclease YbeY isoform X4; amino-acid sequence: MSLVVRNLQRAVPLRRARLREKVQAVRRALGVQRFDLGIVCVDNRKIQQINRMYRDKNTPTDVLSFPFHENLKAGEIPQPDFPDDYNLGDIFLGVEYIFQHCKENEDYYDILTVSAEMTDPDCKAKADVLHPGREKRWRRHGRTHHRPHVGQR
- the YBEY gene encoding endoribonuclease YbeY isoform X5 — protein: MSLVVRNLQRAVPLRRARLREKVQAVRRALGVQRFDLGIVCVDNRKIQQINRMYRDKNTPTDVLSFPFHENLKAGEIPQPDFPDDYNLGDIFLGVEYIFQHCKENEDYYDILTMYQKEKQVLEELSRYTGTRLQPLSRGLF
- the YBEY gene encoding endoribonuclease YbeY isoform X2, producing the protein MSLVVRNLQRAVPLRRARLREKVQAVRRALGVQRFDLGIVCVDNRKIQQINRMYRDKNTPTDVLSFPFHENLKAGEIPQPDFPDDYNLGDIFLGVEYIFQHCKENEDYYDILTVTATHGLCHLLGFTHSTEAEWQKVGPSPVPSTHTGALQREAPGTGAAPSSPCGQV
- the YBEY gene encoding endoribonuclease YbeY isoform X3; amino-acid sequence: MSLVVRNLQRAVPLRRARLREKVQAVRRALGVQRFDLGIVCVDNRKIQQINRMYRDKNTPTDVLSFPFHENLKAGEIPQPDFPDDYNLGDIFLGVEYIFQHCKENEDYYDILTVTATHGLCHLLGFTHSTEAEWQKMYQKEKQVLEELSRYTGTRLQPLSRGLF